A section of the Hevea brasiliensis isolate MT/VB/25A 57/8 chromosome 17, ASM3005281v1, whole genome shotgun sequence genome encodes:
- the LOC110641104 gene encoding blue copper protein gives MARNLIMTFLAAVLVAALIQSSAAQTTHVVGNNSGWIIPTGATFYSNWAANQAFSVGDILVFNFAANQHDVAKVRKADYDACTTTNPISLQTASPARFTINATGEHYFICNFSGHCSAGQKLMINVSAATSSPAPQPSSSSPAPQPSTPTPTPAPQPSTPPPVSAPSPSPVSTPPPSPISAPSPAPSGSGVTYTVGDNQGWTLLSNTATFYQNWASGKNFKPGDILVFNYNNGAHDVAEVTKANYDSCNTTNPISLRSSPPTRITLSAGEHFYVCAIPGHCSAGQKLAINVTSSGTATPPSSTATPPSSNATPPSSTTPTTPTNPSTPSPTTAPPPPNSSARSLSVAGLSATFLSIVVAFLY, from the exons ATGGCAAGAAATTTAATCATGACATTTCTTGCAGCAGTTTTGGTTGCTGCTTTGATTCAGAGCTCCGCCGCTCAGACAACCCATGTCGTGGGTAATAACTCTGGCTGGATTATTCCTACCGGTGCCACATTTTACTCCAACTGGGCTGCAAACCAAGCCTTCTCTGTTGGTGATATTCTTG TGTTTAATTTTGCGGCCAACCAACATGATGTGGCCAAAGTAAGAAAAGCTGATTATGATGCTTGCACCACAACCAATCCTATTTCTTTGCAAACCGCCAGCCCTGCTAGATTCACCATTAATGCTACCGGAGAGCACTATTTCATCTGCAATTTTTCCGGCCACTGCTCTGCTGGTCAAAAGTTGATGATCAATGTTAGTGCTGCAACTTCTTCTCCAGCTCCCcaaccttcttcttcttctccggcGCCTCAACCTTCTACTCCTACTCCTACTCCTGCTCCTCAGCCCAGCACTCCTCCTCCAGTTTCTGCCCCATCACCTTCTCCAGTTTCTACACCACCACCTTCACCGATTTCTGCCCCATCACCAGCACCATCCGGTAGTGGAGTAACTTACACTGTTGGAGACAATCAGGGCTGGACTCTTCTTTCTAATACTGCCACTTTCTACCAGAACTGGGCTTCCGGCAAGAACTTCAAGCCTGGAGACATCTTGG TTTTCAACTATAACAATGGAGCACATGATGTGGCTGAGGTGACAAAGGCAAATTACGACTCATGCAATACCACTAACCCAATCTCTCTCCGGTCCAGCCCACCAACAAGAATCACTCTCTCCGCCGGTGAGCATTTCTACGTTTGTGCCATCCCCGGCCACTGCTCTGCTGGCCAAAAGCTAGCCATCAATGTCACCAGCAGCGGCACCGCTACACCACCATCTTCCACAGCTACACCACCATCCTCCAACGCTACACCACCATCCTCCACCACCCCAACCACCCCAACAAACCCCTCTACCCCATCTCCAACTACCGCCCCACCTCCACCAAACAGCTCTGCTAGATCTCTGAGCGTCGCCGGTCTCTCCGCCACCTTTTTGTCAATTGTTGTAGCTTTCTTGTATTAG